The Ananas comosus cultivar F153 linkage group 7, ASM154086v1, whole genome shotgun sequence genome has a window encoding:
- the LOC109713388 gene encoding AAA-ATPase ASD, mitochondrial-like translates to MESWIGLGSALGSLAFLYPMVQMYFPQQLQSYLAEYTNKLFCYFYPYIQLTIPEYSGEQMSRSDAYANVESYLAASPSVLRRARKLKADIGPNSKKLLITVGEHDEVVDELAGGMKVWWLSSKEWPSSQTITWGGAEDERRYYRLTFHRRHREFVYGSYLPRVQEEGRAAAVKNRQRRLFTNNPSDNWYGYRRSVWSHMPFEHPSRFDTLAMDPVKKQEIVDDLIQFRDSKEYYAEIGKVWKRGYLLFGPPGTGKSSMIAAMANLLDYDVYDLELTAIKNNTELRKLFIETTGKSIIVIEDIDCSLDLTGKRNKEKKKDDEPNKNMPPGTNNKEESSKVTLSGLLNFIDGLWSACGGERIIVFTTNHVEKLDKALIRRGRMDKHIEMSYCGFEAFKVLAKNYLRVDNHHRFDEVRQLLEEVRMTPADVAENLMPKSAGEDADTCLERLVEELKKAKEEAMTAAAAAAAAEAVSKDGAVGSG, encoded by the exons atggagAGTTGGATAGGGTTAGGCTCAGCCCTAGGAAGTCTTGCGTTCTTATATCCCATGGTGCAGATGTACTTCCCCCAGCAGCTCCAATCCTACCTCGCAGAATACACCAACAAGCTCTTCTGCTACTTCTACCCCTACATCCAACTCACCATCCCCGAATACTCCGGCGAACAAATGTCCCGCAGCGACGCCTATGCCAACGTCGAGTCCTACCTCGCGGCCTCCCCCTCAGTGCTGCGCCGCGCCCGCAAGCTGAAAGCGGATATCGGCCCTAACAGCAAGAAGCTCCTGATCACGGTGGGCGAGCACGACGAGGTGGTGGACGAGCTCGCCGGGGGCATGAAGGTGTGGTGGCTCTCGTCGAAGGAGTGGCCGAGTTCGCAGACGATCACGTGGGGCGGGGCGGAGGACGAGCGGCGGTACTATCGCCTGACCTTCCACCGGCGGCACCGGGAGTTCGTGTACGGGTCGTACCTCCCGCGCGTGCAAGAGGAgggccgcgccgccgccgtcaaGAACCGGCAACGGCGGCTTTTCACAAATAACCCTAGCGATAACTG GTACGGCTATAGGCGTTCGGTGTGGAGCCACATGCCGTTCGAGCACCCGTCGAGGTTCGACACACTGGCGATGGACCCGGTCAAGAAGCAGGAGATCGTCGACGACCTCATCCAGTTCCGGGACAGCAAGGAGTATTATGCAGAGATCGGCAAGGTGTGGAAACGGGGATACCTCCTCTTCGGCCCGCCAGGGACGGGCAAGTCGAGCATGATCGCGGCGATGGCGAACCTCCTCGACTATGACGTCTACGACCTCGAGCTCACCGCGATAAAAAACAACACCGAGCTGCGCAAGCTCTTCATCGAGACCACCGGCAAGTCCATCATCGTCATCGAGGACATCGACTGCTCGCTCGATCTCACCGGCAAGCGaaacaaggaaaagaagaaggacgaCGAGCCGAATAAGAACATGCCACCGGGAACAAACAACAAGGAAGAGAGCAGCAAG GTGACTTTGTCGGGGCTCCTGAACTTCATCGACGGGTTGTGGTCGGCGTGCGGCGGGGAGAGGATCATCGTGTTCACGACGAACCACGTGGAGAAGCTTGACAAGGCGCTGATACGGCGAGGAAGGATGGACAAGCACATCGAGATGTCTTACTGCGGGTTCGAAGCGTTCAAAGTGCTGGCCAAGAACTACCTCCGCGTCGACAACCATCACCGTTTCGACGAAGTTCGACAGCTGCTGGAGGAGGTCAGAATGACGCCGGCCGATGTGGCAGAGAATTTGATGCCCAAGTCGGCGGGCGAAGACGCAGACACGTGTCTTGAGAGGTTGGTCGAGGAGCTGAAGAAGGCCAAGGAAGAAGCAATGACAGCCGCAGCTGCGGCTGCGGCCGCTGAGGCCGTTAGTAAAGACGGGGCTGTGGGGAGTGGCTAA